Below is a genomic region from Ziziphus jujuba cultivar Dongzao chromosome 7, ASM3175591v1.
GCAGCTTCTAGGGAGATTGCAGACATACAGTTCGCAAGGTCTTGCATTTGAGGGGTTCGTCAATTGGGAGTCCGGAACGTCGTCGTTTTCACGGTTATTAGATTCGAAGTGGTAGAGATAGTCATTTACACCATCCTTCTCCGCCACCGCCGCTTCCCCATCCACAACAGCCAAAGCCGTAAAATTCGCAGCAGCAGCTGCCCTGTATTGTTGAAGGTAGCGTAGCTGGATTGAGCGATGCCGACGCAGCAAAGGGAAATGGCACGAAACGTGTCGTCGTTTTGGGGCAGCTGGTGATGTAGCTTTTGTACTGCGGGTGACGAtgaaagaagcagaagaagatgaagatgaagatgaagatgaagatggagaGGGTTTTATGGTTAAGAAAGCCGCCGCCATATCTGAAGTAAACTTTGCTTCAACGTATGTACTGCTGGTAATGGTACCTTGTTTACAGATTTGGATAGGATAACTGTATAAAGTGCAATTCGGAGCTCCACTAGCCCGACCcgttataaaataaattctcttcTTTCTTGTAGTTTAacgtttttttcattttgcgcTCCAAGAGAAGAGAATGGGTTCCACACCGACCCCAAATGGATCATCCGTCACTGCGTTCGAATCGGACCACCACCGGCACCACCAGGATCTGCTGTCGTCAACCTCCATAAACTTCGGCACCGCCGAGGCACTCGACCACGTCCGGAGCCTCACCGACGTCGGAGCCATGACGCGTCTCCTCCACGAGTGCATTGCTTACCAGCGAGCCCTGGATCTGGAACTCGATAGCCTCCTCTCCCAGCGCTCCGATCTCGACAAGCACCTCCTCCACCTCCAGAAGTCCGCCGATGTCCTCCACATCGTCAAGGCCGACTCCGACCACATGCTTTCCAATATTTCCTCCACCGCCGATCTCGCCGACCACGTCAGCGGCAAAGTCCGCGAGCTTGATCTCGCTCAATCCCGGGTCAATTCCACGCTCCTTCGCCTCGACGCCATTGTTGAGAGGGGCAATTGCATTGAAGGAGTTAAGAGGGCATTGGAAACTGAAGATTACGAGGCCGCTGCCAATTACGTCCAGACGTTCCTTCAAATCGACGAGAAATACAAGGACTCTGGGTCGGAGCAGAGGGAGCAGCTCATGGAGTCAAAGAAGAAGCTTGAAGGGATTGTTAGGAAGCGGCTCTCGGCGGCCGTGGATCAGAGGGACCATTCGACTATCCTGAGATTCATTCGGTTGTATACGCCGCTGGGGTTGGAGGAAGAGGGATTGCAGGTGTATGTTGGGTATCTGAGGAAGGTGATTGGGATGAGATCTAGGCTTGAGTTTGAGCATTTGGTGGAATTAATGGACCAGAATGTAGCTGGTGGTGGCCAAACACAGGCTAATTTTGTTGGGTGTCTGACCAATTTGTTCAAAGACATCGTTTTGGCTGTTGAAGAAAACAGTGAGATTTTAAGGAGTCTTTGTGGCGAGGATGGTATTGTTTATGCGATTTGTGAGCTTCAAGAGGAGTGTGATACCCGTGGTTCTTTGATCTTGAAGAAGTACATGGAGTATAGGAAATTGCCAATGCTGTCTTCCGATATCAATGCCCAAAACAAGAACTTGCTTGCCGTTGGAGGTTCTCCCGAGGGACCGGATCCCAGGGAGGTTGAGTTGTACTTGGAAGAAATACTGTCATTGATGCAATTGGGGGAGGACTATACAGAATTCATGGTGTCGAAGATCAAGGGATTGACTTCTGTGGATGCAGAGTTGGTCCCGCGAGCAACCAAGGCTTTTAGGAGCGGAAGTTTCAGCAAAGTTGTTCAAGAAATTACTGGTTTCTATGTCATTCTAGAGGGATTTTTCATGGTGGAAAATGTAAGGAAGGCTATTCGGATTGATGAGCATGTACCTGACAGTCTTACAACTTCAATGGTGGACGATGTGTTCTATGTACTACAGAGTTGTTTGCGAAGGGCAATATCTACTTCCAATATCAGCTCCGTGATTGCTGTGTTGAGCAGCGCGAGTAGCTTGTTGAGCAATGAATATCATGAGGCATTGCAACAGAAAATGAGAGAGGCAAACCTTGGCGTGAAGCAGTTCTTGGGTGGTGCTGGTGTGCAGAAGACAGGAACAGAGATTGCAACAGTTTTGAACAACATGGATGTTAGTTGCGAGTATGTCCTGAAACTGAAACACGAGATTGAGGAGCAATGTGCAGAGGTAACTAAACTACTTGATTTACCTTTGTGCTTTAATTTTTGAACTTCTGCGTTGTAAAAGAGTAACTACAATCTAGTCTACGACCCAATTGGTAGCCTGGTTGAGGTTTAAATTGGATTAGAAAATTTAGTCCATAGATAGAGTTTGGAGCAATACATTTGATATCAAGTTTGCTAGACCGTAATGTTAATTTCTTAATACCCATGGTTCTCTGGTGCTAATATAA
It encodes:
- the LOC107423787 gene encoding conserved oligomeric Golgi complex subunit 4 encodes the protein MGSTPTPNGSSVTAFESDHHRHHQDLLSSTSINFGTAEALDHVRSLTDVGAMTRLLHECIAYQRALDLELDSLLSQRSDLDKHLLHLQKSADVLHIVKADSDHMLSNISSTADLADHVSGKVRELDLAQSRVNSTLLRLDAIVERGNCIEGVKRALETEDYEAAANYVQTFLQIDEKYKDSGSEQREQLMESKKKLEGIVRKRLSAAVDQRDHSTILRFIRLYTPLGLEEEGLQVYVGYLRKVIGMRSRLEFEHLVELMDQNVAGGGQTQANFVGCLTNLFKDIVLAVEENSEILRSLCGEDGIVYAICELQEECDTRGSLILKKYMEYRKLPMLSSDINAQNKNLLAVGGSPEGPDPREVELYLEEILSLMQLGEDYTEFMVSKIKGLTSVDAELVPRATKAFRSGSFSKVVQEITGFYVILEGFFMVENVRKAIRIDEHVPDSLTTSMVDDVFYVLQSCLRRAISTSNISSVIAVLSSASSLLSNEYHEALQQKMREANLGVKQFLGGAGVQKTGTEIATVLNNMDVSCEYVLKLKHEIEEQCAEVFPAPGDREKVKSCLSELGDMSNTFKQSLTAGMEQLVATITPRIRPVLDGVATISYELSEAEYADNEVNDPWVQRLLHAVESNVAWLQPLMTANNYDSFVHLVIDFIVKRLEVTMMQKRFSQLGGLQLDRDARALVSHFSSMTQRTVRDKFARLTQMATILNLEKVSEILDFWGENSGPMTWRLTPAEVRRVLGLRVDFKPEAIAALKL